One region of Sulfurisphaera ohwakuensis genomic DNA includes:
- a CDS encoding 4-hydroxyphenylacetate 3-hydroxylase family protein, translating into MIRKGEDYIKSIKVHHPVVYYEGEVVEDITEHPAFKIPVRTVAKYYDLHWDPEYSKYLRVYNPDVGEETSISFLRPRNKQDLAKLRDGLIKIYDFYRGFFGRSPDYLNVWTTVFYAHAEDYFGKHFGSKFMENMIEIYREATKNDLFYTHAIVAPMYDRSRPPSQWEDPYIQVGIVEEKPDGVIVRGAAMLSTAGPYSEMLWYLPNIRRDTDPRYAIYFSIPTETKGVKFLARRGFPPREGGEFEYPISSKFEESDAILVFDNVFVPYDRIIFFKKPELIEDLMWHTVSLRGWFNWHFVIQHYSRLKFLAGLAIAVAEAAGINNFINVQEKIGEILIYVALNEAALYASVERAQELPNITRPDPYISISASHFNMKAVPRANEILRLISAGSSIPVPAGIKDFENPEERRLLDKYMAMKGLNALERVKLFNLLWDVIGSESGMRYEQYDRFSRGDPTIRWAQTYTEVFKDRKNEFVKLVKEIMDQMPNPKA; encoded by the coding sequence TTGATTAGGAAGGGAGAAGACTATATAAAAAGTATAAAGGTACATCATCCAGTAGTCTACTATGAGGGAGAAGTAGTAGAAGATATAACTGAACATCCAGCATTTAAAATACCGGTGAGAACAGTAGCTAAATACTACGATCTCCATTGGGATCCAGAATACTCAAAATATCTAAGAGTATATAATCCAGATGTAGGTGAAGAGACCAGTATTAGCTTTTTGAGGCCAAGAAATAAGCAAGATTTAGCTAAATTGAGAGATGGCTTAATAAAGATATATGATTTCTATAGAGGATTTTTCGGCAGAAGCCCAGACTATCTAAATGTTTGGACTACAGTGTTTTACGCCCATGCAGAAGACTATTTTGGAAAGCATTTTGGCTCTAAGTTCATGGAGAACATGATAGAGATTTACAGAGAAGCTACTAAAAATGACTTGTTCTATACTCATGCAATAGTGGCACCGATGTATGATAGATCGAGACCGCCATCCCAATGGGAGGATCCATACATTCAAGTTGGGATTGTTGAAGAGAAACCTGATGGTGTTATAGTAAGAGGAGCTGCTATGCTAAGTACTGCCGGTCCCTATTCAGAAATGTTATGGTATTTACCAAATATTAGAAGAGATACTGATCCTAGATATGCAATATATTTCTCTATTCCTACAGAGACAAAAGGTGTTAAATTCTTAGCAAGAAGAGGTTTCCCTCCAAGAGAAGGAGGAGAATTTGAATATCCTATATCATCCAAATTTGAAGAGAGCGATGCCATACTAGTCTTTGATAATGTTTTCGTACCCTACGATAGAATAATATTCTTCAAAAAACCAGAATTAATTGAAGATTTGATGTGGCATACTGTTAGTTTAAGAGGATGGTTCAACTGGCATTTTGTTATACAACACTACTCTAGACTTAAGTTCTTAGCAGGATTAGCAATAGCTGTAGCAGAGGCTGCTGGTATAAATAACTTCATAAATGTTCAAGAAAAAATTGGTGAAATATTAATTTATGTCGCATTAAATGAAGCTGCACTTTATGCTTCAGTTGAAAGGGCTCAAGAATTACCGAATATAACAAGACCAGATCCCTACATTTCTATTTCAGCAAGTCATTTTAACATGAAGGCTGTTCCAAGGGCTAACGAAATTTTGAGATTAATATCAGCCGGTTCATCAATTCCAGTTCCTGCAGGAATTAAAGATTTCGAAAACCCAGAAGAGAGGAGATTGTTAGATAAGTATATGGCAATGAAAGGACTAAATGCTTTAGAGAGGGTAAAGCTATTTAACTTATTATGGGATGTTATAGGATCTGAGTCTGGAATGAGGTATGAGCAGTATGATAGATTTAGTAGAGGTGATCCGACAATAAGATGGGCACAAACTTACACGGAGGTATTTAAAGATAGGAAAAATGAATTTGTAAAATTAGTTAAAGAAATAATGGATCAAATGCCAAATCCTAAAGCATAA
- the acs gene encoding acetate--CoA ligase, translating into MSVSWALPFNTKIVPKSNKVVDINTYKEIHSMTVRDYKGFWASVASELEWFKPWEKVLDDSNPPFYKWFVGGEINASYLAVDRHAKSWRKNKVAIIWEGEPVDENGNPKEVRKLTYYDLYTEVNRVAYLLRNKYGLKKGDSVAIYLPMIPELPIFMLALARIGVVFTVVFSGFSADALATRIDDAQAKMLITADGGWRRGKIVPLKDIADKALEKVSTVKDVIVVRRTGQKVNMVEGRDKYLDDVLKEVPQGVYVEPERIKSEEPLYILYTSGTTGKPKGIVHDTGGYLTLLHATMRWVFDVKDDDIYWCTADIGWVTGHSYIVFGPLMEGVTEIMYEGALDYPKPDRWVSIIERYGVSVFYTSPTAIRSFMKYGDEWVKAHKTDTIRIMHSVGEPINPEAFEWLWKLIGRGEVPFGSTWWMTETGGIMISHLPGLYLIPLKPGTNGMPLPGIEADVVDDNGNPTKPEERGYLVIKNPWPGMPLTIHRDPERYIKVYWSKFPGMFYAGDYAVKDSDGYFWILGRADEVIKVAGHRLGTYELESAIIEHPAVAEAAVVGVPDPVKGEVPVAFVILKQGVSPNKTLMEDILKTVRDKVGPIATLSSIYFVSKLPKTRSGKIMRRVVKAVITNQPVGDITTLEDEASVEEVKKAYEEFKAEISKS; encoded by the coding sequence ATGTCAGTAAGTTGGGCATTACCATTTAATACTAAAATTGTACCTAAGTCAAATAAAGTAGTAGATATAAATACATATAAGGAAATACATAGCATGACTGTAAGAGACTATAAGGGATTCTGGGCTTCTGTTGCATCAGAATTAGAGTGGTTTAAGCCTTGGGAAAAGGTACTTGATGATTCTAATCCACCATTTTATAAGTGGTTTGTTGGTGGTGAAATAAATGCTTCCTATTTAGCTGTGGATAGACATGCAAAGAGTTGGAGAAAAAATAAGGTAGCAATAATTTGGGAAGGAGAACCAGTAGATGAAAATGGGAACCCTAAAGAAGTGAGAAAGTTAACATATTACGATTTATATACAGAGGTTAATAGAGTAGCTTATTTACTTAGAAATAAGTACGGTTTAAAGAAAGGAGATTCTGTAGCTATTTACTTACCAATGATCCCAGAATTGCCGATATTTATGTTAGCATTGGCTAGAATTGGAGTTGTGTTTACTGTAGTATTTTCCGGATTTAGTGCTGATGCGCTGGCTACGAGAATAGACGATGCACAAGCTAAAATGTTAATTACTGCTGACGGAGGCTGGAGAAGAGGTAAGATAGTACCATTAAAAGATATTGCTGATAAAGCTTTAGAAAAAGTTTCTACGGTGAAAGACGTTATAGTTGTTAGAAGAACGGGACAAAAGGTAAACATGGTCGAGGGAAGAGATAAATATCTAGATGATGTATTAAAGGAAGTTCCTCAAGGTGTTTATGTTGAGCCAGAAAGGATAAAGAGTGAAGAACCATTATATATCCTCTACACTTCTGGAACTACTGGTAAACCAAAAGGAATTGTGCATGATACTGGAGGATATCTTACATTACTTCATGCAACAATGAGATGGGTATTTGATGTTAAAGATGATGATATTTACTGGTGCACCGCAGACATAGGATGGGTTACAGGGCATTCTTATATTGTCTTTGGACCATTAATGGAAGGAGTTACCGAAATAATGTATGAGGGAGCTTTAGACTATCCTAAACCAGACAGGTGGGTTTCGATAATTGAAAGATACGGTGTTTCTGTCTTCTATACTTCGCCAACAGCAATAAGATCTTTCATGAAATATGGAGATGAATGGGTTAAAGCACATAAGACAGACACTATCAGAATTATGCACTCGGTCGGAGAGCCAATAAATCCAGAAGCTTTTGAGTGGTTATGGAAGTTAATTGGTAGAGGAGAAGTACCGTTTGGTAGTACTTGGTGGATGACTGAGACTGGTGGTATTATGATTAGTCACTTACCCGGTCTTTATTTAATTCCTTTGAAACCTGGGACTAACGGAATGCCTTTACCTGGAATAGAGGCGGATGTTGTTGATGATAATGGTAATCCTACAAAACCAGAGGAAAGAGGGTATCTAGTAATAAAGAATCCATGGCCTGGAATGCCGTTGACAATACATAGGGATCCAGAAAGGTATATTAAAGTATATTGGTCTAAATTCCCAGGAATGTTCTATGCTGGAGATTATGCAGTTAAAGACTCTGATGGATACTTCTGGATATTAGGCAGGGCTGATGAGGTAATTAAAGTAGCCGGACACAGATTAGGAACATATGAACTAGAGTCCGCAATTATTGAACATCCTGCTGTTGCTGAAGCTGCAGTTGTAGGAGTTCCAGACCCGGTAAAAGGTGAAGTACCGGTAGCATTTGTTATTCTTAAGCAAGGTGTTTCACCAAATAAAACTCTTATGGAGGATATATTGAAGACTGTTAGAGATAAAGTTGGTCCTATTGCTACATTATCCAGTATTTACTTTGTATCTAAACTTCCAAAGACCAGAAGTGGTAAGATCATGAGGAGAGTAGTTAAAGCTGTTATTACTAATCAGCCAGTAGGTGATATAACAACGCTTGAAGATGAGGCTTCAGTAGAAGAAGTTAAGAAGGCTTATGAAGAGTTTAAGGCTGAGATAAGTAAAAGTTAA
- a CDS encoding fumarylacetoacetate hydrolase family protein produces MTKFLSFLVNNTRKLGILNGNYVYEVKDFYSTEPKGEAYNIEEIEFDIPITPSAIICTLVNTPGMIGVKDKSEAREFIKSPKFFLKLPSVAIPHKKPIITPKDAIRPEVEIGVITRKIKRGATLDEIKKNIIGYTVFNDITYPPGIKEDSYYAYRRDPIDGKVKKLLIRGTHFRNKVRDSFAPFGPWIVTPEEIDDVNSLEMKSYYDGKLVQEGNSEDFIFSIEDIILELTKYVTLPEFSLISSGSVGYIGAEDVSEFSLKPVNNAIMSAEVEKIGRLENPTIIDENNV; encoded by the coding sequence TTGACAAAGTTTTTATCTTTTTTAGTTAATAATACTAGAAAGTTAGGAATTCTAAATGGAAATTATGTATATGAAGTAAAGGATTTTTATTCTACTGAGCCTAAAGGTGAGGCTTATAATATCGAAGAAATAGAGTTTGACATACCAATTACACCATCAGCGATCATTTGTACTTTAGTAAATACTCCGGGAATGATAGGGGTTAAGGATAAAAGTGAAGCAAGAGAATTTATAAAATCTCCAAAGTTCTTCCTTAAACTGCCCTCTGTAGCAATTCCTCATAAAAAACCTATAATAACTCCTAAAGATGCAATAAGACCGGAAGTAGAAATTGGAGTAATTACAAGAAAAATAAAGAGGGGTGCTACGCTTGACGAAATTAAGAAAAACATAATTGGTTATACAGTATTTAACGATATAACTTACCCTCCCGGAATAAAAGAAGATTCTTATTATGCATATAGGAGAGATCCCATTGATGGGAAAGTTAAAAAATTATTAATTAGGGGAACTCATTTCAGAAATAAGGTAAGGGACTCCTTTGCTCCATTCGGACCATGGATAGTTACACCAGAAGAGATTGATGATGTTAACTCGCTAGAAATGAAGAGCTATTACGATGGCAAACTGGTTCAAGAAGGCAATTCTGAGGATTTTATCTTTTCCATAGAAGATATCATATTAGAGTTAACTAAATATGTAACTTTACCAGAGTTTTCTTTAATATCGTCTGGAAGTGTAGGATATATAGGTGCTGAAGATGTTTCGGAGTTCTCATTAAAACCAGTTAATAATGCGATTATGAGTGCTGAAGTTGAAAAGATAGGTAGACTTGAGAATCCTACTATAATTGATGAGAATAACGTTTAA
- a CDS encoding indolepyruvate oxidoreductase subunit beta, with amino-acid sequence MEKLDILIAGIGGQGVITLGKIIATSALISGVKALVAETHGLAQRGGAVNVHVRLGNVYSPLIKKADFLVALEATEALRNLSYADKETIVIVNERVERSVLPKVKMLSLDEIKERLKEYRAIYIPAERIAIDSGNPRGANIVMLSLLMEFGLKKLIDEDKLLSLLDEKNKRVYLAGKESITFLRIR; translated from the coding sequence ATGGAGAAGTTAGACATTTTGATTGCTGGGATAGGAGGTCAAGGAGTAATAACCTTAGGGAAAATAATTGCCACTTCGGCATTAATTTCTGGAGTAAAGGCATTAGTTGCTGAAACCCACGGCTTAGCACAAAGAGGAGGAGCTGTAAATGTTCATGTTAGGTTAGGAAACGTGTATTCGCCACTAATCAAAAAGGCTGATTTCCTAGTTGCATTAGAGGCTACAGAAGCATTAAGGAATTTATCTTATGCTGATAAAGAGACCATAGTCATAGTTAATGAAAGGGTGGAGAGATCAGTTTTACCTAAAGTTAAGATGCTTAGTTTAGATGAGATTAAAGAAAGACTCAAGGAATATAGGGCAATTTATATTCCAGCTGAAAGAATAGCGATTGATTCTGGTAATCCCAGAGGGGCAAATATAGTTATGTTAAGCCTCTTAATGGAGTTTGGTTTAAAGAAGCTAATTGATGAGGACAAACTCCTTTCTCTATTGGATGAGAAAAATAAGAGAGTATATTTAGCTGGAAAAGAGTCGATTACTTTTTTACGAATAAGATAA
- a CDS encoding acetate uptake transporter gives MTEQKRANPAPLGLSGFALTTLVLSVFNAGLLSQGSSVVVGLAAFYGGLAQLLAGVLEWRAGNTFGYTAFFTYGAFWEWYFVTSMFIPGATAQAIGLVLIAFGIFTLVMWFGTFKANLGLFMTFLLLWITFFLLGIGSMVSNTALIHAGGYVGILTAIAAWYTGLAMVVSESLGRNPPLGKPVMS, from the coding sequence ATGACAGAACAAAAAAGAGCAAATCCTGCACCTCTAGGTTTATCTGGTTTCGCTTTAACAACACTAGTTTTAAGTGTCTTTAATGCTGGGCTGTTGTCTCAAGGCTCTTCAGTAGTTGTTGGTTTAGCCGCGTTTTATGGAGGATTAGCACAGTTACTTGCTGGTGTGCTAGAATGGAGGGCCGGAAACACATTCGGTTATACTGCTTTCTTTACTTATGGTGCTTTTTGGGAATGGTATTTTGTAACATCAATGTTTATACCCGGTGCTACGGCACAAGCTATAGGATTAGTTCTTATTGCTTTCGGAATATTTACGCTAGTTATGTGGTTCGGTACTTTTAAGGCTAATCTGGGACTCTTTATGACTTTTCTATTATTATGGATAACTTTCTTCTTGTTAGGAATAGGTTCTATGGTCTCTAACACAGCATTAATTCATGCCGGTGGTTATGTAGGAATTTTGACTGCAATAGCTGCTTGGTATACTGGTTTAGCAATGGTAGTTTCAGAGTCGCTAGGTAGAAATCCACCTTTAGGTAAACCAGTAATGTCTTAA
- a CDS encoding indolepyruvate ferredoxin oxidoreductase subunit alpha, which yields MKKSLLLGNEAIAFGALKAGVGIATGYPGTPSTEIIETLQRFRDRYVEWSVNEKVAFETAYGASMMGAYSLVAMKHVGLNVASDPLMSSSYTGVEGAFVIVSAQDPSMWSSQNEQDNRYYGLMSLIPVIEPYDPQSAYELSVKAFNLSSKVHHPVILSTNTRISHVRGPVEYEEPSPPIFGKLQKKPEKYSLVPDVARRDRQEQLKRWELIQQEIKEFNEIEGDGRRLIIASGIAYSYIKEILPESVRILRLSAPVPLNKEQIIKALEDVDEALIVEELEPIVEMQVKSIAYDEGFRIRIHGKDYVPRSGELTPDVVEFAIKKFLGIYYEPKTKVEEYVPPRPPAMCPGCPHRSSFVDIKRGITLGGLSQTFFSGDIGCYSLGILPPFQEQDSLTNMGSSLGIANGVFRATGIIPVAIIGDSTFFHSGLSALANAVYNNLPVLVVVLDNRVTAMTGQNPSPSKEIDIANVAKGLGVEYVREIDPFNLKESTKIIADATNWVKQNKKPALIVAKRACALDVIDKFDELPIAEVDINRCTGCTICYDYFTCPAIVPREDKKAVIDPVLCIGCGACIPICPYNAISLKGEIPKGWDEIWRS from the coding sequence ATGAAGAAAAGTTTGTTACTAGGGAATGAGGCAATAGCCTTTGGTGCTTTAAAAGCTGGGGTAGGAATAGCTACTGGATATCCAGGTACACCTTCAACAGAAATTATTGAAACTTTACAAAGGTTTAGAGATAGATATGTTGAGTGGAGTGTAAATGAAAAAGTTGCATTTGAAACTGCCTACGGAGCAAGTATGATGGGTGCTTACTCATTAGTAGCGATGAAACATGTAGGTTTAAATGTTGCCTCAGATCCTCTTATGAGTAGTTCTTACACTGGAGTTGAGGGTGCATTTGTAATTGTTTCCGCACAAGATCCCTCTATGTGGTCATCACAAAATGAACAAGATAATAGATATTATGGTTTAATGAGTTTAATACCAGTGATAGAACCTTATGACCCTCAAAGTGCTTATGAACTGAGTGTTAAAGCCTTTAACTTATCTAGCAAAGTTCATCATCCGGTAATTTTGTCCACAAATACTAGAATAAGTCACGTTAGAGGACCGGTTGAATATGAAGAACCTTCACCTCCCATATTCGGAAAACTTCAGAAAAAACCGGAGAAATACTCCTTAGTTCCTGACGTAGCAAGAAGAGATAGGCAAGAACAACTTAAGAGATGGGAGTTAATTCAACAGGAAATAAAGGAGTTTAATGAGATTGAAGGAGATGGTAGAAGACTCATTATAGCTAGTGGGATAGCTTATTCTTATATAAAAGAAATTTTACCGGAATCGGTTAGAATACTTAGGCTATCTGCACCAGTACCGTTAAACAAGGAGCAGATAATTAAAGCATTAGAGGATGTTGACGAGGCATTAATAGTTGAAGAGCTAGAACCGATAGTAGAAATGCAGGTTAAAAGTATTGCATATGATGAAGGATTCAGAATAAGGATTCACGGAAAAGATTATGTTCCTAGAAGTGGTGAATTAACACCAGATGTAGTAGAATTCGCAATAAAGAAGTTTTTAGGAATATACTACGAGCCAAAAACTAAAGTAGAGGAATATGTACCGCCAAGACCTCCAGCCATGTGTCCAGGTTGTCCTCATAGATCATCATTTGTCGATATTAAAAGAGGAATTACACTTGGTGGTCTCTCACAAACCTTTTTCTCTGGTGATATAGGCTGTTATTCTCTTGGAATTTTACCACCTTTCCAAGAGCAAGATTCATTGACAAATATGGGTAGTAGTTTAGGTATTGCAAACGGGGTCTTTAGGGCTACGGGTATTATTCCAGTTGCAATTATTGGTGATTCAACATTCTTCCACTCTGGTTTATCAGCTCTGGCAAATGCAGTTTACAATAACTTACCAGTTTTAGTTGTGGTATTAGATAACAGAGTTACTGCTATGACTGGGCAAAATCCTAGTCCTTCAAAGGAGATTGATATTGCTAATGTCGCAAAAGGCTTAGGTGTAGAATACGTTAGAGAAATTGATCCGTTTAATTTGAAGGAGAGTACTAAGATAATTGCCGATGCAACAAACTGGGTAAAACAGAATAAGAAACCGGCTTTAATAGTAGCTAAAAGAGCTTGTGCCTTAGACGTTATTGACAAATTTGATGAATTACCTATAGCTGAGGTTGATATTAACAGATGTACTGGCTGTACAATATGTTATGATTACTTTACATGTCCGGCAATAGTTCCAAGGGAAGATAAAAAAGCTGTTATTGATCCGGTTTTATGTATAGGCTGTGGTGCCTGCATTCCAATATGTCCGTACAATGCTATATCATTAAAGGGAGAAATACCGAAAGGGTGGGATGAGATATGGAGAAGTTAG
- a CDS encoding GYD domain-containing protein produces MAIFVVLSSLTDDGAKTISDKPERIKEVNEELTKVGAKVKEQYVIFGNFDFLNIVEVDNVEAFLKALIELNARGTVRTQTYLAMSVDDAIKAIKATPSIGHPK; encoded by the coding sequence ATGGCAATATTTGTTGTCCTCTCAAGTCTAACAGATGATGGCGCTAAGACAATATCTGATAAACCGGAAAGAATAAAAGAAGTCAATGAGGAACTAACTAAAGTAGGGGCTAAAGTTAAAGAACAATATGTCATTTTTGGTAACTTTGATTTTTTAAATATCGTAGAGGTCGATAATGTAGAAGCTTTTCTAAAGGCTCTAATTGAACTTAACGCTAGGGGTACAGTAAGGACACAAACTTATCTAGCTATGAGTGTTGATGATGCTATAAAAGCTATAAAGGCAACACCATCTATCGGACATCCAAAGTAA
- a CDS encoding flavin reductase family protein, whose amino-acid sequence MAEVIKSIMRKFPLGVAIITTVWKGELVGMTVNTFNSLSLNPPLVSFFADRMKGNDIPYKESKYFVVNFTDNEELFNIFALKPVKERFREIKYKEGIGGCPILYDSYAYIEAKLYDTIDVGDHSIIVGEVIDGYQIRDNFTPLVYMNRKYYKLFSL is encoded by the coding sequence AATTTCCTTTAGGTGTTGCTATAATTACAACTGTTTGGAAAGGAGAATTAGTTGGAATGACAGTCAACACTTTTAACTCTCTCTCATTAAACCCTCCATTAGTTTCATTTTTTGCAGATAGAATGAAGGGGAATGACATTCCTTATAAAGAATCAAAGTATTTTGTAGTTAATTTTACCGACAACGAAGAGCTTTTTAATATCTTTGCACTTAAACCAGTTAAGGAGAGATTTAGGGAAATAAAATATAAGGAAGGAATAGGAGGTTGTCCAATATTATATGATTCTTATGCGTACATAGAAGCTAAACTCTATGACACGATTGATGTAGGAGATCATTCAATAATAGTAGGGGAAGTAATTGATGGTTACCAGATCAGAGATAACTTTACACCACTTGTTTATATGAATAGAAAATACTATAAACTCTTTAGCTTGTAA
- the hpaD gene encoding 3,4-dihydroxyphenylacetate 2,3-dioxygenase has product MIDILRLSHVGIRVTDLEKARYFYVDLLGFVETEKDGDYIYLRGIDEGQHHSLVLKKADSPGLSYIGFRVRRAEELDKAKEELQKFNLKFTKFKERGVEEAILFETPQGMPFLIYYDMEYVGDMRMKFYAHRGVSPVRLAHVNYVVKDIEEEIQFLKNFMGYYETEWFLGKDNQTREVIWLTRRGDSHEIAIAKSQKNVPGFHHETYYVHELRDVIRAADIIASAELWDSIERGPGRHGATEGYYIYLRDFDKNRIEFFTEDYVVLDPDKWKPVVWRNEQFRYRSDFWGRPIPQSWLTEWVPVEDISTGKLKGWSI; this is encoded by the coding sequence ATGATTGATATCCTACGTTTATCTCATGTGGGAATAAGAGTTACGGATCTAGAGAAAGCAAGATATTTTTACGTAGATCTGCTAGGATTTGTGGAAACAGAAAAGGATGGTGACTATATATATTTAAGGGGCATTGATGAAGGACAACATCACAGCTTAGTTCTTAAAAAGGCTGACTCTCCAGGTTTGTCATATATTGGATTTAGAGTAAGAAGAGCTGAGGAGCTCGATAAGGCTAAAGAGGAATTGCAAAAGTTTAATTTAAAATTTACTAAGTTCAAGGAGAGGGGTGTTGAGGAAGCTATACTCTTTGAGACTCCTCAAGGCATGCCGTTTCTAATTTATTATGATATGGAATATGTTGGAGATATGAGAATGAAGTTTTATGCACATAGAGGTGTTTCACCAGTAAGGTTAGCACATGTAAATTATGTAGTTAAAGATATTGAGGAAGAGATTCAATTCCTCAAAAACTTTATGGGCTATTACGAAACCGAATGGTTCCTAGGAAAAGATAATCAAACTAGAGAAGTAATTTGGCTTACAAGAAGGGGAGATTCACATGAAATCGCAATTGCTAAAAGTCAAAAAAATGTTCCAGGATTTCACCACGAGACTTACTATGTTCATGAGTTAAGAGATGTTATTAGGGCAGCTGATATTATAGCTTCAGCAGAATTATGGGATAGTATTGAGAGGGGTCCGGGTAGACATGGAGCTACGGAGGGTTATTATATTTATCTTAGAGATTTTGATAAAAACAGGATTGAGTTCTTTACAGAGGATTACGTAGTTTTGGATCCAGATAAATGGAAACCCGTAGTATGGAGAAATGAACAATTTAGATATAGGAGTGATTTTTGGGGAAGACCAATTCCCCAATCTTGGTTAACTGAATGGGTTCCCGTGGAGGACATTTCCACGGGTAAATTAAAGGGGTGGTCTATTTGA
- a CDS encoding cation:proton antiporter: MEEIYIALFDIALFIFIAEVFKTQFRKINLPDLVSEIIAGMVIGPYAIGKLINNILGFQLITLDQYVLFISEFAVILVIFASGLEHGLSPLKEAGVLGFMGATFGALLPFFAGYFLYANSFGSNSALFLGVSIGATSLAAVAYLIEGIHTKGVKFLVSASAVDDIVDLILLSVVLILISHSTVTITTISLRIVSLIIIWLVILFVSVTIIPRIVNRLDEAYIEEFPILVLFGLTLFMVYLGYSPIISAFVAGVAISNSLKIKRIREIITVLLSIFGPIFFVTIGAEIDLLSIDLNVLLLTLELTAIATILKMLGVMPFAYLYIRDIKRALIMALGMVPRGETGLVVATIGLSLNALDQHEFESIIFMSILTTIIGAIIVKRYSHQL, encoded by the coding sequence ATGGAGGAGATTTACATAGCTCTTTTTGATATAGCTCTTTTTATTTTTATCGCAGAAGTTTTTAAGACACAATTTAGAAAAATTAATTTACCAGACCTAGTAAGTGAAATCATCGCTGGCATGGTCATAGGGCCTTATGCAATTGGTAAGCTGATAAATAATATTTTGGGTTTTCAATTAATAACTCTAGATCAATATGTTCTTTTTATATCTGAGTTTGCTGTAATTCTTGTTATATTTGCATCTGGCCTAGAACATGGCCTTAGTCCGCTTAAAGAAGCCGGTGTATTAGGATTTATGGGTGCTACGTTTGGTGCATTATTACCATTCTTTGCAGGATATTTTCTATATGCTAACTCTTTCGGAAGTAATTCGGCACTATTCTTGGGTGTAAGCATTGGTGCTACAAGTCTAGCAGCTGTAGCGTATCTGATAGAAGGGATTCACACTAAGGGTGTTAAGTTTTTAGTTTCCGCTTCAGCAGTAGATGATATAGTAGATTTAATCTTATTATCCGTAGTACTTATTCTAATCAGTCACTCTACTGTAACCATAACGACTATATCGTTAAGAATTGTATCTCTAATCATAATATGGTTAGTAATTTTATTTGTATCAGTAACAATTATTCCAAGGATAGTTAATAGGCTAGATGAGGCTTACATAGAGGAATTCCCGATACTCGTGTTATTCGGATTAACATTATTTATGGTATACTTAGGATATTCCCCAATTATATCCGCTTTCGTAGCTGGTGTAGCAATTTCCAATTCTCTTAAGATTAAAAGAATTAGAGAAATTATTACTGTATTGCTCTCAATATTCGGTCCTATATTCTTCGTAACCATAGGTGCTGAAATCGACTTGCTCTCAATTGATCTAAACGTTTTGTTGCTTACACTAGAGCTTACAGCTATAGCAACAATTTTAAAGATGCTTGGTGTCATGCCCTTTGCTTACCTATATATTAGAGATATTAAAAGAGCACTCATCATGGCTTTAGGAATGGTTCCTAGAGGAGAAACTGGATTAGTAGTAGCAACAATAGGTTTAAGCCTAAATGCTTTAGATCAACATGAGTTTGAAAGTATAATTTTCATGTCGATTTTAACTACAATAATAGGCGCTATAATCGTTAAACGTTATTCTCATCAATTATAG